A DNA window from Hordeum vulgare subsp. vulgare chromosome 1H, MorexV3_pseudomolecules_assembly, whole genome shotgun sequence contains the following coding sequences:
- the LOC123416232 gene encoding uncharacterized protein LOC123416232 encodes MEMDSEPSTPSQSSYFAGCIASPAWLPAVHRSPARFHLLSRDGGRDGGRRAWRRLLRRLVSKSACCHSPRAPPPMITFQYDAASYAKNFDDGRRPSSASAAADKPAAGQLIDPAESIR; translated from the coding sequence ATGGAGATGGACAGTGAGCCGTCGACGCCGAGCCAGTCCTCCTACTTCGCCGGCTGCATCGCCTCCCCGGCGTGGCTGCCGGCCGTGCACCGGAGCCCCGCGCGGTTCCACCTGCTGTCTCGCGACGGCGgccgcgacggcgggcggcgggcGTGGAGGCGGCTGCTCAGGCGGCTGGTGAGCAAGAGCGCCTGCTGCCACAGCCCCAGGGCGCCGCCGCCCATGATCACCTTCCAGTACGACGCCGCCAGCTACGCCAAGAACTTCGACGACGGCCGCCGGccctcctccgcctccgccgccgccgacaaGCCGGCCGCCGGCCAGCTGATCGACCCGGCCGAGAGCATCAGATGA